CAGCTCCTGCAGGTCCTCCAGTCCGGCCGCCGCCGCCAGGATGTCCGAGTCCAGCTCGCGGCCGAGCACCGCCGCCACCTCCAACAGCCGACGCGCCTCGGTGCCCAGGCCGTCCAGACGCCGGCACACCAGGTCGTGCAGCGAGCCCGGCAGCGGCAGGGCCTCGTGCAGCCGCGCCAGCGCGTCGTCCCGGGCGGCCACCTGCCACTGGCCCTGGGAATCGCGATACAGCAGCCGCTCGTCGATCGCCGTGCGCAGGTACTCCGCCACGAAGAAGGGATTGCCCGCCGAGCGCGTGGTGAGGAAGTTGACGAAGGAGGCCGGAGGCGAGGCCATCGACAGCATGTCCTCCACCATGCACGCCACCACCGGGGCGTCGAACTGACCCAGCACCCGGTGCTCCACCCGCGGCGACTCGATCAACCCGCGCAGCGGCGTGCCCAGCTCCTCCGTGCGGTAGGTGCCCATCACCAGCATGGACGCTCCCCGCAGGAAGCCCTCGCGCAGGAAGTCCAGCGCGCCCAGCGACAGCTCATCGGCCCACTGCAGGTCGTCCATCACCAGCAGCACGGGATCCTTCTCGCAGAAGGCGGCGAGCGTCTCGGCGAGACAGCGCAGGAGGCGCTCGCGCGCGGCCTGGGGCGGCAGTCGCGGGGGCTCGGACCACGCGTCCTGCCCGGGCAGCTCCGCCAACGCGGGCTCATAGAGGGCGAGCACCTTGCCCCGCTCGCCCAACAGGTGCTCCGTCTCCTGCAGTCCTCGCTGCCGACACTCGTCGGCGATGGCCTGGAGCACGGGCTTGAAGGCATGCAGCGGCTCGCCATGGCGCGACTCGCCCCCCGCTCCACCCGACAGCGGAAGACAGCCTCCCGTGACGACCCGGAAGCCGCGCCGGCTGGCCATCACCGCGCACTCCATCACCAGCCGCGTCTTGCCCGCGCCACTCTCCCCACCGATGAACAGACACCCGCCCCGCTGCTCCCGGACCCGCTCCAGCCGGGCCTCCAGCTCCTCGAGCAGCCCGAGGCGGCCCACGAACTCCGGCCGGTACAGGTAGGGCCGCGGGGCCAGTGGAGCGACCTCGGGCAGCGCCCCGGAGCACAGCCCGGCGAGCACCGCGCCCACGTCCGCCACGTAGCCGAGGCGCTCGCGCGGCACCTTCATCAGCATGCGCAACACCAGCGCATCCAGCTCCGGCGGTACCCCGTGCACCCAGCGCGAGAGCGCGTGGGGCGCCTCCTTCAGGTGCCGCCGCAACACCTCCCAGCCCAGCCCGGAGAAGGGCGGCTGGCCCACCACCAGCTCATACAGGATGCAGCCGAGTGAATAGAGATCCGCCCGCGCGTCCACCAGCCCGCCCTTGATCTGCTCGGGAGCCATGTAGACGTACGAGCCCTCCATGGTGCCGGACACCTCGAGCGACTCGCGGCTGAGCGGCCCACCGAAGTTGGAGGCCAGGCCGAAGTCCACCAGCACCGGCGTCCCGTCCGGACGGATGACGACGTTGTCCGGCTTGAGGTCCCGGTGCACGAGCCCCTCGCCATGAAGGAAGGCGAGCGAGGAGCACAAGCGGCGCACCAGGAGGAGCACCTCGTCCAGACGCTCCTGGGCGGCGGGCCGCCGCTGATCCTCCGGGGGCGGCCCGTAGGCCTGGAACACCATCCGTCCTTCCCCGGGCGCCAGGGGCGTGGGGGCGGAGACGGCCTGGGTGACGACCTCCTGGGTGATGCGCGCATCGCGCCGCCACAGCACGTCGATGAAGCGGCGCAGGGTCATGCCCTCCAGCAACTCCATGGCGTACCAGGGCAGCCCGTCCTGCACGCCCTCGGCGAGCACGCGCACCACGCCCGGGTGCTGGATGCGGCGCAGCGCGTGGATCTCCCGGCGGATGCCCCGGAGCATGGCCACCTCGGGCACGCGCACCGTCTTGAGCGCCACCAGCTCGCCGGTCTCCTCGTGACGGGCGCGATACACCACGCCCATGCCTCCCGCGCTCAGCCTGCCCAGAAGGCAATAGGGGCCGATCCTCTCCTGCCCTTCTTCCTCCTGGTGGAGCGCCGCGGCCGACATGGTAGGCGCAAGACTCGCACGGTTCGGTCCAGGGCACCAAGAACGCTCCCCCCGGTGGAGCCGCCCGTCCGGCTGGCTGCCCCGAGGGGCGATTGACCACAGGACGCGAAAAGTCGTCTCGACACCCCACGTGACCCTTCCGTCACACACCGAGCCACGAAATGTCACGCCGTGGGTACAGGCCCGCGACATGCCCTCGCTATACGACGCTCGTCATGTTCGAGACCTTCGATAGCGCCACCGATGTGCAGTCCGCCCGCCGGTTCGCGCTCTCCACCGTGGCATCCCTGGGCGTGTGCGCCCTGCTCGGCGTCGCCGCGGTGACGGTGGGCTCCCAGGTCAAAGAGGTCCTCAAGGAGAAGAAGGTGGATGTGGTGTTCCGCCCCCCTCCTCCTCCAGTAGTGGCCGAGGTGAAGCCTCCTCCGCCGCCGCCTCCGCCTCCCCCCAAGCCGAAGGCCAGGCCCCCGCCTCCTCCGCCGACCGTCGCCGCGCCCGCCGCGATGCTCGCACCCAAGGAGATTCCCCAGGAGAAGCCCCCCGAGGCCGATGCCGCCAACGCCGTGGCCGCCGCGCCCATCGCCGTGGGTGGCACGGGCTCGCTCGTCGCCGGGGCCATCGTCACGGGAATGGACAGCGCGGGAGTGGCCGGCTCCGGTGGCGCGCGCCGCCCCGCTCCCATCAACCTGCCCGAGTCCGCCACGCCTCCG
Above is a window of Cystobacter fuscus DNA encoding:
- a CDS encoding serine/threonine-protein kinase PknK translates to MSAAALHQEEEGQERIGPYCLLGRLSAGGMGVVYRARHEETGELVALKTVRVPEVAMLRGIRREIHALRRIQHPGVVRVLAEGVQDGLPWYAMELLEGMTLRRFIDVLWRRDARITQEVVTQAVSAPTPLAPGEGRMVFQAYGPPPEDQRRPAAQERLDEVLLLVRRLCSSLAFLHGEGLVHRDLKPDNVVIRPDGTPVLVDFGLASNFGGPLSRESLEVSGTMEGSYVYMAPEQIKGGLVDARADLYSLGCILYELVVGQPPFSGLGWEVLRRHLKEAPHALSRWVHGVPPELDALVLRMLMKVPRERLGYVADVGAVLAGLCSGALPEVAPLAPRPYLYRPEFVGRLGLLEELEARLERVREQRGGCLFIGGESGAGKTRLVMECAVMASRRGFRVVTGGCLPLSGGAGGESRHGEPLHAFKPVLQAIADECRQRGLQETEHLLGERGKVLALYEPALAELPGQDAWSEPPRLPPQAARERLLRCLAETLAAFCEKDPVLLVMDDLQWADELSLGALDFLREGFLRGASMLVMGTYRTEELGTPLRGLIESPRVEHRVLGQFDAPVVACMVEDMLSMASPPASFVNFLTTRSAGNPFFVAEYLRTAIDERLLYRDSQGQWQVAARDDALARLHEALPLPGSLHDLVCRRLDGLGTEARRLLEVAAVLGRELDSDILAAAAGLEDLQELEALEELRARHVLEDAGNGRLRFVHDKLREFAYEGISPERGRALHRAAALALEAQDVWGGVSPALYPVLAHHWEQAQDDVWTFEYLEKAARHALAAGSNVEACGYLNRALELEVRRGRDRGVRLDAVRRARWERMLAEALHGLSDFDGCIAHCHRSLEELGEPLPTTEAGWRRFLLAQAARQVLHLVMPQRWRRAEDRQARERMGDAALSALRLAECYYWRYDAFRMMATALLSTNLAERAGQDEKVLRLYGQLGSIAGFVRLDALARSYFRRAQQEDRALDDPSAMAFGLISESMFHASFARWPRAALKASEAQGTLLLLGNQSEFELTEVLLGHVDFFTGHFEQALERFARLREAARKRGHFQHMVWSMYTMARSLLVLDRGDEGRALLRESAALLEGKHDPLSHIITGGLLAVSALERGEWEAAREEADRVMALARRYPPMLFTEGHGYEGAARVYLTLWERERVPGQPAPAVAEEARAACERLSLFSNRFPLARPMALRCEGRMHWLEGRAWRARWALKRSARRARELGMPLDEAFAWLELGRVLAPGSQERGSCLRQAREGFTALGCAGLARQAEALL
- a CDS encoding energy transducer TonB; the encoded protein is MFETFDSATDVQSARRFALSTVASLGVCALLGVAAVTVGSQVKEVLKEKKVDVVFRPPPPPVVAEVKPPPPPPPPPPKPKARPPPPPPTVAAPAAMLAPKEIPQEKPPEADAANAVAAAPIAVGGTGSLVAGAIVTGMDSAGVAGSGGARRPAPINLPESATPPRELDSNIAPEFPADMRAKGQEGLVILKIVVEEDGRVSAVKVMRGEEPFVGAAVAAVKSWRYSPALVAGQPTAVFRIVKIPFRLK